The region GTCCCGCAGTCAGGAGTTACTGGGGCTCCAGAGAGGAGCGCTGGGCACGGACACAGCGCCGATTCTGCGTAGAAATGCACACCGAGGGTCCTGAGGAGCGGCCAGGCAAGGCCACGAGGCACAAGCCAGAGCCAGCCCCGGCCCagggccccggccccgctcccggtgGCACGGCCAGCACACGCCCTGCTgggcccagggacagcagagagGCACAGGGCCGGGACACAGCCAGCTCTGAGCCCCCTGGGACGCCGCACCCTGCTTTGGGCCGGGCTACACGCGACACCCCGGTGCTGGGGTGAACCCCACCCTGCTCTGAACCCCGCAGGGCCCTGCCCGGATCACAGCCcggaacagggacaggagagctgctcctggctgctgcgCACGGGCCAGTTCAGCTGCTTTTGAGGAAGACTGGAACTCCTTCCACTCCTGCTCACAAATACTGAAATGCAATAAACAGCCTGACTTACGCTGAGCCTTAcactgaaatgacagaaggaaATCAAGGAGTGAAAATCCACTCCAGTGTGTGCTCCTGCTGACGCTTTCTGTGAAGCAGAATTTGGAGAAACAGAGTGAACTGGACAATGTTATAACAATACCCTGTTGAATTGTTTCTTCCACCTCCTCTCACAAAAAGCAGCACAACATAGAGACTGTGTGGCTGTCACAAATACCAAAGTAAATGATTTAAGAATCTAGCCACAAATAATTCCTACTACATGAGACTCCATAGGAAATAAAATGCTCCCTTTTTTCAACGAGCAAATGAGGccagtttttctttcataataTTTAATGAAAGTTTGTCTTTCTCCTAACCCCGTAATATTGCTAAATAAAACCTGTAATATCTTTTCAATTATAAACTAACAAACCAATCACattataaaaaacccaaaacaaggTAATACAGGTGACACAAAAAGAGGAcaagaaaatactgatttccaaccccccccccttttttatccttcttaaatagaaaaaaatcaccacccTGGTGAGCTTGATAATCCTGCAAGAAGCTCCTGGGCCTTTGGCTAGCTCAGtctcacagctctgtgtcccaAATGTTTTCAATACCAAACTGCTCATGGTAAATCTTGTGgtttgaaaagaaagtaaagCTCTTTTTGGCTCATCAACTTCCTTAAATAAACGTTTAAAAGATGTAGTTTGAACTATATTCCTAAAATTATACATTTCAAACATCAAGTTTCATCTTCTCCAAGAACGGGAttcatcctcatcttcatcatcatcatcgtcatcCTCgtgcaaaaataaatctgaggTTTCAGTCTCCTGGAGGAAGAAACAAATGAACTTTCAGAGACAAGTTCCAAGCTCTGCCCAGGGACACatcccagctcagcaccagctgTACTGGTACCTGGTGTGTgtcacaaacacacacagtcATATCCAAACTGTTTTAGGGGAAGAACAGCAGTCTCACTTCAGGAAAGTGAAGGAGAGCAAAGCTTCGGAGGAAGCAGGAATAAGCCACCACTCACCCTCTCCCAAACAAGGCTTCTGTTAAATGCCACAACAAAATAACCTTTAAAAGCTTAAGGTGTTAAGGTGAATTACAGGGAAGAACACATGACTTCTCCTCCAGGAGAGCACGAGGAGCGAGGAGTAAaaggctctgcagcctgcacaTTCAGAACCCGAGACTTGTTTATATCGTTGACAAATTAACAGCTCATCTGCaaattgccttttttcccctcccgttttctctgttttaaaatatgggAAATGTACTTGACTATTCAAAACCAGTTCAGTTCCTGGTTTGTAAAAACATCTTTTATGAAGTTTCTCCAGCACAGAGGAAACTGTATCCTAAGAGCCCTCAGCCATTAGATTCCAGTAAGAATGATCAGGTCATTAAGAGATTTTCATACCTCTTCCTTGGACTCCTCCTCCTCGACTTCAGTGGACACAGAAGGTACCTTGGGTTTGTGCCACGAGATCTGGAGCCGTCGGTCCTTGAACCGGGATCCCTGGTTAGCAGCCTGAGTCGTGGTGAAATGCACAGACGTTCAGAGAGAGCATCAGCTGAACAACTCTTAACATCAGCAACAAGCCAGACCCAGAGCGTGTGCAGAGGCATGTTGGAAGATCTCAAATATATAAACCACAATCACCCACTTCAGTGTTCAAAGAGCAACTTCAGCCACAACCAAATCtgccaaatcctgctcctgccccggcaGTGCGGGAGGATGAGCAGAGCTCTGAACTGCCAGGGACGTGCAGCTCTATCAGGGAAAGCCCTGTGTCACTGTTCACATCACCAGGAGGTACTTCCCCTTCAGTGGCActacctgcagcagcaccaaacACTATCAAGCTCAAACTGGGGGATCAAAGCcgctgaaattttaaaatacaaaggtAGACACAAGTAGTTAAAAACTCTTATTTTAGATaggtgaaaaatatttctatgattctacTTACATTCTCAGCTTCTGAGCGGGACTTAAAAGTTACAACAACACTTAATGGGGAATCCTCCTCTTGAAGATCTTCAATATCTCCAaatttctgtgaggaaaagtCCATTAGGACCGGCAGTAATGCTCTCCTCCACCTCGATACTCATGTGGTACAATTGTAGAGTACTGAGGTGACactaaaatctgatttttttgaCTAAAAAGTGAGAGCCAGAGGACTCCCAGCTCATCGGCCAGCAGTATTGTAGCACTTGTATTTTTGGGCAAAAGTTCAGACCTATTGCTATTCTAAGAAGAGCTTGATTGTACAGCAGTAAAGGAAACAAGATTAAGTTCCAGGTCACACTTACAGAGAAGTGCTGTAACAATtcatctttttcctcttcaacaAAGCCTCCCACGGTGAGCGCCTTGGGCCGATGATCCACCACCATGTGGTTCAGCACTCCCCGTCCTCGGCCCccacggccccggccccggccccttCCGGGGGCCGCCACTGCCTTTCCTCGAGCCACAGGCAAGATGCCCAAGCGGGCAGCCTGGGGAAAGAGCACAGGCATGCCCAGGGTGAGGGGATCTGAAACAGCCAGAACTCAGAAACTCATcaagagcagcagtgcagacCAGCTCACCTCCACTTGTAACTGATTGAGCTTTTTCCGCAGTTCGGTTGTGTCCTCTCCAGAGGACAGTCGCTTATGGAAGTCCAGCTCTGCATCCAGCAGTTCCTTCTGTGCCTGGCAGAAAAAGAGGTGGGAAGAGGAAACAGAAGGGGAAGGCAGAACTGTAAGGCACACCTGTAATGTTTTATTCCACTTCAGCAGTACGTTCATGTAAATGCTAGACCGATCAGATCATGACAGCagtatttttctctaaattcagttttaattgcctctgtgtgtgtgatcCTCCCCATTTTTTGAAGGACTCAGAATTCTTCGCTTTAGAACTAGAACAAGCATGAATGAGCTACAAGCAAAATTAGGTCATGGAGTTCCTTCAACCATGGCTTGTTTGTCCGTGGTTATCACTCACATAAAAATGCTGCTTGCAAATGTTTTAATCTAATGCTGCTGCATTTCTAAGACATATTAATAGAAATAGTAACAAAAACCAAGCAGGCAAGTGTGTTGCACAATAAATACCTCTGTTTTGGACTTCAGTTTGGATGGTGTAGAGGTTGTAGATGAAGTTTTTAATTCATCCTTTAACTGAGATATTTTTCCTGTTAGTTCTTTTAAAGTCTTCATAATTTCTGCTCTCTCTTCTGGTTTCATGGCCTTGTTTTTCTCCAGCTTGGATATCAACATCTGTACAATAATAAAAGAACAGGAACATaaaattccaggaaaaacagCCCTGAACAGACAGGTATCtacaaaatcagattttattaaCTAGCCTCATCCCAGACTTACCTTCTGGCATTCTATTTGTTTTTCCAAcatctcctgcttctttttcctcatATCTTGCTGGAGTTTCATTGCCTCCTGCAAGAGGAGAAAATTCTTGCCTTAAGTAAAAAGCAGTCTAGCATTATATGTACTCATAGAGATCATATGTACTTGTACAGATCACACTGTCCTCTTCAAGCTGTGGAAATGGAATCCACAACCAAAGGTACTTCCTGCAAATGAAGTGAAGCTgattcaataaataaaaaataaaatgctaattTCCTGCTGTGAGGTACTTTACTAACATTTTGCCCCCTTCAGACACCTCTTAAGAAACATACTGTGCACGGTCATGCAAGTGTCTCATACCTGCAGAGATGAAATCCAGGAAACCCCAAGCAAACCCAGAAACCCAGCATGGCCAAGGGTGTTGAGTAAGGCACCCCAAGAGGACACTGCACACACGATTACCCCAGGGTGTGCTTGCAAGACCGTCCCGTAACAGTGACCAACTCCACACGCACATGTAAAGCTGTAAAGGAGCGTTTGAGGTTTCAGGGGCCCGTCAAACCTTGTGTTTAAAGCACTGTGCTCCTTCAACTCTCAGCCAGCTGTCAAGCATTAAGTACCTGCTTTTTTTTAAGGGCTTCTTGCACGTCATGAGGTTTAGACCCTGCACCAGACTTCAGAGTTGTCTTCAAGTTTGGAGAATTGTAAACCATTTTTGAGTGGCTTGTAGAAGTAGGAAATATCTGAAATAGTAAAAAACACACAGTAAAATATGGAATATTTTAACGTGACTGTGATAAATCAGAGTGAACTTCAGCAGATCATGCTCCCTGAATCACCAACTCAGATGTCCAGATTTGTGCAAGGAGGCAGAAGGACCAAGGCAATTAAAACACATGGATAAAGACAGCGGTCCAGTTAAAAGGATTTCTGAAAAAGACACTGTCTTTCCTTCTCCATGGCACACTCCCTTTGCATCCCAATTCCCACCAGGACACTGCCCAAGGTGATGATCTGCACTTGCCTTAGtttcagctctgcagcccaACATCCCACTTTCTGATCAAGTAAGGCAGCAAAAGCCACTCcattcttcctttctttaaagGACTTTCCCATGGCCCAGAACACATGCTGCACTACAGTATCAGCAGGAATTGAACAGGATTGGCTTGAACTCCAGGTACAAATCACTTGAAAAATTCTAATCTTCTAGCACTGCTGTTAAGGCACAGCATAAGCTCAAAAATTACTGGGAGAGCTACTACATTTGTCAACAAAAGGCTGGTCTCACATACAGGTTGCCACATTTGTTTACTATCAAGCACTGCCAAAGGTATTTTATGCTATTTACAACACTGATAGCGTTGTAGTTGATAGCACCTAAAGTCATTGTCCCTACTCCATATAAACAGTCGATGAAATGAGGAAGAAGTGACTGACCACGGCTGCATGAAACATCACTGAAAAAGAACAGAACCAAGTGGGAACAATTCCTCTTTGCTTGTTCCTTCCTGGCTGACAAGCCAAAGCTGTACCTGAGAGCACGGCCATGGTCCACTCTCAACATACCTGAGactcctctgccccagccccaggctggctgaGCTCAGGCTGGCTCCCACCCGCTGCTCCAAGGCGCCTTTTCACTGGGACTTTGTTAAGGACGTAGGCACCAGATGCCAGGGGTTTGTTCATCACCTGTGTATCCAGAGATTTGAAAACATCAAGGTTACAtactttgcttttctgcagcagcagccactggggAACGCTGCTGAGCCCCCCACAGCACGTACCTTGGCCAGGCTGCTGTGCACGGTCACGGCAGGCGGCGTGGCCAGggcctgctgctgcaggtgctgcagggccTGCGGCgtgggaggctgctgctgctgctgctgcagcaaggagGGCTGCTGCTCgctctccctgtgccacagcaccCGGATAAACCGATTGCTCAGCACCGCCTCCGTACTGGAAATCGCTTTCCTCGCCTCATCGTTACTCAAGTACTGAATGAGAGCAGCTTCGGGATCGTTCTGGAAAGCAACCTAAAGCAAAAGGTCACAAATGCATTATTTctcaaggaagaaaacacttcaaTGCAAACCCATCTACAAACATTGCAATGATGAGCTGGGTACCCAGTGTATTAACAGCTCAAAACACTGGTAGGACATTCTATGTAATTCAAGTGAAGTAGCTTTTGGCAAACATCACACGTACTTGCAGCAAAGTCTATATACActtaaatgaatgaatgaataagACTCCTCCACCAACAGCATCACATATTCAGAGCACTGTGCAGTGCCCCTGGGGAATGTCTGGTATCACTGGTGCTGGCCCAAAGGCTCTTCATCCCAGCCTCCCGAAGGACAAGTACTGCCCGAGGCCGCACTGTGCAAAGCCTCACCACACCctcaaagcagcagcatctcaaAGTCTTGAATAAgcatatttttctctaaaaattagTGTCACAGCAATAAAAACAGGCTTTCCAGTGTAGCGATTGAGATAGCATGCTTGAAATGTATTCTTTCATTGGAGAGGTGCAGAAAGCACCACAGTATCTTCTGGGCTAAGACAAAGTTATCAAGAAATACAGAAGCTTCTCAGGTATCTGTCTCCTATTTAGACCTCTAACTGAGGACTTGAGAGGACACTGTTTTgtctagaaaaataaaaggaaattaaatgctgTTTTAACTACTCTacttttaaatgccttttctgttttttacagGGCCAGGACACCAAGTTAGAGCCGGTTCTAGGAGGCCAAGTGGTAACAAATGGAAGCAGATGAAGACTCTACTGCAGCATCCTTGTCAAAATCCTGACCATCAAATACCCTAAGACTATCATACAAGACAAACTGTCAGATCATCTCTTTCAAAAGTTTTACACAAGTTGCTCAAAAGCCTGAGTTGGTTTAGGCACTGTTAAACCTGCCAGCCTTTCAAAGATAATCAGGCATTATAAAGGCAGAAGCCAATATGTTTTACCGAATTAAGATAATAATACACAGTAGACCAATAAAAGGTTTCTCTGAACTTGACTGCctcctttcccaatttgtctCTACTTAGATTTCTCAAAGAAACCACGCAGTACTCAAGCAggcttcaggaaaaataaaatactcacACACAGACATAAAACTGGACACTGTTTTTTTACCTGAATGTTTACAATAGTTCCAAACTTGCTGAAGTGTTCGTTGAGCTGTGTAATGTTGTTCAATTCTGGTGGAATTTTTCGAACTTCTAATTTTGTATTAGTATACTGATTCTTTTTCAAAAACCCTGGTTTGTTCTGGTTGTTATTTACTTGCCTAGAGAAAAGGAGAATAGGAAGAGTTCAGATAAGTACATGTGTGCCTTAGTAAGGCAGCAAATGCTAACACACATCTAAATAGCATTTTCCCCCTAAAAAGTACACCATCTACACACTAACAAAAGAGAGCTTCCCCCGACCCCATATTTAGTCTCCATATTACGTGGACACAGCCTTTCTGACCTAACCATCCCAAATTAGAGACTGGTGAATAGCAATGTTCACAGCACTGGCAGCAATTGAGTACACTTGAATTAACATCTGAGCTAATTCTTACTTTCCCAACCAAGGTTTCTTCAGTGGTGGACATTCCATGCTGCTTGGGGatcttttcctgctgtctggTTCCAGGACAACTCTAGTGACATTGCTGCTGTTATTTGTAATGGGAATGGGAGGTTCAGTTTGAATGATAATGTTGGcagctggagggaaggaaaaaggccTGTGTTATTCCACCATGCATGGAAAAGCTTTCACACAGCAAAATAGAACTGAGATTAAAAACATAAACATTAGGAAGACTACCAAATTGGtcagttttgtttctgaacAAAATCATTCAGATCACTCCCTAGCCTAACTAAACATCCTGAGAAAAACACACATGGTCCAGCTGGGAGGAATGTGTTTTGAACTTTAAGGCTAGTATTAGCTTGAAGGAAGGAAgctaaaacttcatttttcaagtACTAAAAGCTCagattctgcaggaaaaggagagaaaggaaaaaaaaaaaaaaaaacccaaaacaaaacaaaacaaaaaaacccccccaaatcccaacaaaacagaaaaggaagaaccATGGGTGGATCCCTAGGCTTTAGGATAGAGCTCTGCAATGGACAGGGGCTGAACTAACAACCAGTCTGCCCTGCTTTTGCCCTTGACAGAGCAAAAGCAACCAGGAACCCACTGCTATCCCACCATCAGCCCTCATACCAGGTTTCAGCAACAAACTGTTAATTAAGCACAACTATTACACTCTTTTAAGACATAAGATTTAAAGTTTGAAGCAAATTCTACCAACACAAAGCTTGCTAGAAGTTTATTTGCAACCTTTTCAAGGTTATGCCCTTGGTGTTAGTCTCCTGTGAATGGCAAATATTCAACCCCTAAAAAGAAGTCTGAGTTATACAGCAATTTCTATGGCTTTTATATAAGCCAGAGCTCCACTGGTTACACTGGTGAAAACAGAGACTGGGCATTTCTGGGCATGGCATCCTCACTTTGGAGGATGACCTGAGAGCGAACCTTTCACACCGTGACAAAGACAGTAAAACAAGTTGTGTGAGGCCCTACCACTGAGTACTCACCCCTGCCTTACCCCTGGGATGGGCTCTCAGAGAGAACCGAAGGGGCAGCAACTAAGTCCCAACCCTGCCTCTGTGACAGTCATTAAGATGCaaaaagtaacagaaatttCTACAATAATATTTAACCATATTCCTTACGAGATGAGTCATTGgaatgaaatactgaaaataaaattttaaaaaaaatcttatctaCTAATTAAGAAATACTGAAGTGCaacaataaaaccccaaatttaaCATCTTCAGTTTTAAGAATCAGGGCAGGAAAAACACAAGGGACAAAGAAAGTTTTGCTACCACAACTAAACTTTGAAGAGCCTTGACTTGTCCCCTTCCCTAAAAGATCCGTCGTACACATCACCACTAAGAGACAGCAGCCACATCCATTCCAGCAGGGGTAGGAGTTCTAATGTAAGTGCAGACCGGGATTCCCATGAGCTGGGAAATTGGAATGATACCTGGGATGTGCATTTCAGAGATAACCTGGCTGACAGAGTCAGGCCATGAAGCACCAAAACATGCCACGACAGTTCCCCTCCTCACTGCCATCACAACAGCCAAGGCAAGGAGCTTGGATCATCACCTCTGTGCCCACGGCTGATCAAAAGCAGTCTGCAGACTGCGCTGCTAAAGCCAACTTTAggcactgtttttctttctaggaACTCACAGTACCTGGAAAATACCTTCAGAGGCTTAAGACGTataaaaccccaaccaaccaaccaaacccttGTAGCGTTCTCAAGCGAGTggttatttttaatcaaaaaggCTGCTTTGACTTTAATATGGGcatattcacattttaaaaaggcagaaatgtcCAAAAAATGCTCTGAAACACTAGATCAGCGAGAAAAAATAGTGTTTTCAGcctgaaaagagggaaaagtgttGACGGTCTTGGATAAAAATAGCAACAGCAATGACCAGAACCCTTCCTACCTCGAGGGTTTGTATCCATCTCCCCAGATGTTAGGCCAATTAGATTTGGACGCTGCATTTGTGCTCTTGTAAAGAACTGCCGATACTGAGATCTACCAGCACTGGTAATACTAGGAGCTTCAGGGTTATAGCCATCTGGCTCATATGTATCtacaaaaaaaggagagaaacgACAGAATTTTTCAATTGAGTTTAAGACTCaggattaattttcctttaaggaAGTGCACAGATGTCCAAGAGTCAGAAGCTGTCTTGGATGAAAGAAGAGAGGTGGTACAGCCAGCCTGTGCAGCCATTGCAAACCCTCACCTGACCTTCAGGCCCAGCCTATCTGGACACatcctggtttggtttttattctgGTACTGCCTGTCCAAAGCACACAGGTCACAATACAGAGTACTGCTGATGCACTGCTGGAGAGGCCTGAGGTGTCCATGTGACAGCATGCACAACATCTGGCTGCGTTTTAAGGGCAACAACACAGGCTTTGGTTTCAGCATTTTTACTGTAGAGTCTAAGATGCAAAGAAATTTCCAGCCTTTGCTGCCCAACAGTCTAGTTCTCTTCAGAATAGAATTTTAGGTGAAGAACATCCTTAAATGATTTCAACCAAAGAAAGCTGAGAAATGAGGTAATGGAACCAATACTTACCTACTGAATTCTCTTTATGTAAGAGTGAGATCAGCTACCTAGCTTAGGTAAGGTACTAGTGATCATTTTCACTAGAAGGGGTCACTGCAAGAATACAAGATGACAGAATTAACTCCTATTGCTCCTCCAGCCCAAGGTCCAAATTGAGGATAATGcattttttaacctttaaaaggaaaagctgtaCAAGAACCAGAATGAATGAAATCTGTGAAGAGCCTCCACAAGAACAGTACATCCAGGAACAGAATGAATGCCTGTACAAGGGAACCTGACAGACACGAACCCCTCCGAAATCTCAGTTCCTTATTCTGCAGCACCAAAGACAACTCTACAGCTAAAAATAGATGCCCCACAATATCCACACTCATAGCAGAGCCTGACACTGTAAGACAAGAACTTTTTCTAACCTCAAAGGA is a window of Hirundo rustica isolate bHirRus1 chromosome 14, bHirRus1.pri.v3, whole genome shotgun sequence DNA encoding:
- the RBM27 gene encoding RNA-binding protein 27 isoform X1, with translation MIIESVDALKSWLAKLLEPICDADPSALANYVVALVKKDKPEKELKAFCADQLDVFLQKETSGFVDKLFESLYTKSYLPSAEPTKAEAKPAGQEKEEVKEECVKQNFQESVEEERESRKKKYSSPQRSRTDSSEQRTREKKRDDGKWRDYDRYYDRSDLYREKSGWRRGRSKSRSKSRGMSRSRSRSRGRSKDRDGSRSEHRERERSKYKSEKNDVEGSYNPVSASPSKSSEQYSSAQAIPSAVTVVAPAHHLESTTESWSNYFNNHSNPSSFGRNPPPKRRCQDYDERGYCVLGDLCQFDHGNDPLVVDEVSLPSMIPFPPPPPGLPPPPGLLLPPLPGPVRALRLPVPQPHPQPPPPVVLPVPRPPLTQSSLINSRDQPGTSAVPSLAPVGARLPPPLPQNLLYTVSEHTYEPDGYNPEAPSITSAGRSQYRQFFTRAQMQRPNLIGLTSGEMDTNPRAANIIIQTEPPIPITNNSSNVTRVVLEPDSRKRSPSSMECPPLKKPWLGKQVNNNQNKPGFLKKNQYTNTKLEVRKIPPELNNITQLNEHFSKFGTIVNIQVAFQNDPEAALIQYLSNDEARKAISSTEAVLSNRFIRVLWHRESEQQPSLLQQQQQQPPTPQALQHLQQQALATPPAVTVHSSLAKVMNKPLASGAYVLNKVPVKRRLGAAGGSQPELSQPGAGAEESQIFPTSTSHSKMVYNSPNLKTTLKSGAGSKPHDVQEALKKKQEAMKLQQDMRKKKQEMLEKQIECQKMLISKLEKNKAMKPEERAEIMKTLKELTGKISQLKDELKTSSTTSTPSKLKSKTEAQKELLDAELDFHKRLSSGEDTTELRKKLNQLQVEAARLGILPVARGKAVAAPGRGRGRGRGGRGRGVLNHMVVDHRPKALTVGGFVEEEKDELLQHFSKFGDIEDLQEEDSPLSVVVTFKSRSEAENAANQGSRFKDRRLQISWHKPKVPSVSTEVEEEESKEEETETSDLFLHEDDDDDDEDEDESRSWRR
- the RBM27 gene encoding RNA-binding protein 27 isoform X2 — protein: MIIESVDALKSWLAKLLEPICDADPSALANYVVALVKKDKPEKELKAFCADQLDVFLQKETSGFVDKLFESLYTKSYLPSAEPTKAEAKPAGQEKEEVKEECVKQNFQESVEEERESRKKKYSSPQRSRTDSSEQRTREKKRDDGKWRDYDRYYDRSDLYREKSGWRRGRSKSRSKSRGMSRSRSRSRGRSKDRDGSRSEHRERERSKYKSEKNDVEGSYNPVSASPSKSSEQYSSAQAIPSAVTVVAPAHHLESTTESWSNYFNNHSNPSSFGRNPPPKRRCQDYDERGYCVLGDLCQFDHGNDPLVVDEVSLPSMIPFPPPPPGLPPPPGLLLPPLPGPVRALRLPVPQPHPQPPPPVVLPVPRPPLTQSSLINSRDQPGTSAVPSLAPVGARLPPPLPQNLLYTVSEPANIIIQTEPPIPITNNSSNVTRVVLEPDSRKRSPSSMECPPLKKPWLGKQVNNNQNKPGFLKKNQYTNTKLEVRKIPPELNNITQLNEHFSKFGTIVNIQVAFQNDPEAALIQYLSNDEARKAISSTEAVLSNRFIRVLWHRESEQQPSLLQQQQQQPPTPQALQHLQQQALATPPAVTVHSSLAKVMNKPLASGAYVLNKVPVKRRLGAAGGSQPELSQPGAGAEESQIFPTSTSHSKMVYNSPNLKTTLKSGAGSKPHDVQEALKKKQEAMKLQQDMRKKKQEMLEKQIECQKMLISKLEKNKAMKPEERAEIMKTLKELTGKISQLKDELKTSSTTSTPSKLKSKTEAQKELLDAELDFHKRLSSGEDTTELRKKLNQLQVEAARLGILPVARGKAVAAPGRGRGRGRGGRGRGVLNHMVVDHRPKALTVGGFVEEEKDELLQHFSKFGDIEDLQEEDSPLSVVVTFKSRSEAENAANQGSRFKDRRLQISWHKPKVPSVSTEVEEEESKEEETETSDLFLHEDDDDDDEDEDESRSWRR